The Syngnathus scovelli strain Florida chromosome 13, RoL_Ssco_1.2, whole genome shotgun sequence genome has a window encoding:
- the LOC125979230 gene encoding microtubule nucleation factor SSNA1, producing MAQQAAALQTYNNELVKCFDDLCSKREELSLQIKLEEDEKERLQHEISSLSEKLSRVNESLAQKTAAHNTIDRTIAETEAAYTKILESSQSLLSVLKQQAGNFSKTSEQRRKEH from the exons ATGGCCCAACAAGCTGCTGCTTTGCAGACCTACAACAATGAACTCGTCAAGT GTTTTGATGACCTGTGCTCCAAACGGGAAGAGTTGAGCCTTCAGATCAAGTTGGAGGAAGACGAAAAGGAACGACTCCAGCATGAGATTAGCAGCCTCTCGGAGAAGCTGAGCAGAGTTAATGAAAGCCTGGCACAAAAAACGGCTGCACACAACACCATAGACCGCACCATCGCAGAGACTGAGGCTGCATACACTAAG ATCTTGGAGAGTTCGCAGTCTTTACTGAGTGTCCTAAAGCAGCAGGCAGGAAACTTCAGTAAAACTTCAGAGCAACGGCGAAAAGAGCACTGA